A genome region from Camelina sativa cultivar DH55 chromosome 10, Cs, whole genome shotgun sequence includes the following:
- the LOC109127000 gene encoding defensin-like protein 164: MAKLLYSYMFICMFVLTGFLAFSSAKLKTCTSAFPLRHPCDLESCINECFRLFKTGFASCSKNKVLCFCDYNCKA; encoded by the exons ATGGCAAAACTACTGTATTCGTACATGTTCATCTGCATGTTTGTTCTGACAG gctTCTTGGCCTTTTCAAGTGCAAAGCTAAAAACATGTACTTCGGCCTTTCCGCTTCGCCACCCATGCGATCTTGAATCATGCATAAATGAGTGCTTTCGACTATTCAAGACTGGATTTGCAAGTTGTAGCAAAAACAAAGTTCTTTGCTTTTGTGATTACAATTGCAAAGCTTAA